In Mus musculus strain C57BL/6J chromosome 1, GRCm38.p6 C57BL/6J, a single genomic region encodes these proteins:
- the Sgo2a gene encoding shugoshin 2 isoform 1 (isoform 1 is encoded by transcript variant 1) gives MEYPGIKVDTVTSGIQRRVKGRIAKTNLNVSLASKIKAKILNNSSIFKISLKHNNRALARALSKEKENSRRITTEKMQLQKEVEKLNFENTFLRLKLNTLNKKLVEIESHVSNDLLTAIEISSLSEFHQGSFLLSATKKQRNSKQCKPAHLPYARVLLTSENDDDDGADDKWQTKCNNRTISKTSPDSTSSVSRQPSSLHQCNLKAFPPKEDNQKTCGSGHLEHTSSVDILPNESHSDQSPKSSLSEMKTAPSPSLRREKLSHGNVTMRKKCVSSTPDILYVTDLDHQPTSSPGSNWNNEIHGHTNETSNNTQRNAECFLDLPSESSSEPDAKRMELVQKNTDSFHFQKTVYDAADMELTATDIGKIVAVSKSKKNQNKKKADCRKETFRKVKGASSDKKRESSKRECKDGSEVGAEEEADAARAERGAGVLDGRGDSEEPNCISSTEQPSQVNTQKKRTLQNSSDQENIQNTKRRQTYTTDEQEETNPFSRHSVKFLQDGKFDLCQKTLHHNLSKPSRQTFVIRKSEKDNLFPNQEDKDTISENLEVTNEFHIDDLSIEANENVCDHETQTMLDLKKSVSAQQNQTKINKTKQKINRRTKIISVMSQVYEDNDKDIHVLEKDNFPFHTQANKETTSGNLESSKEFESPLLFTRDNGSLRDCKTQNVLDLHKQIPDLYPDRNESQISKIPRQKVNRKTEVISGVKCFSNDQGVHCSEKDKSLLLQKDKDFPGTLKDLSEFDTPAFCNKDSAKSCDYKSEMLLGLKKHDPNMQPACQDDSKAGKKLRQKVNRKTEIISKITQIHENDRGSTHDSLNKKLCQKVNISKIISQMNQIYETINEDGNGFKSSIKDCEDIKSCDFGEINSNKKENYDPIQDPCTLVKKTKRKGSCKAGSSLAGAKNRCGLQLTDSSQVQSVPLDSGLRHHPNEADSGPGEQTNLPKMQKQSAGRSLGDAFSVSLGKEGSRPAKAVSKMTPKSKKRKLPLGCSPETHGTVEITPNTDLAKAVDSQQTEKENYLEKEKIAKRKPDFCTKVLKPLSETCSSNIKNSSLDSMCKSSLPLSISSRKTLMLEESSSLESTCIFQVGDAAHEKITTGTRNPHHRTQKSTPGSRTSLVLVDTSSVSDTNPANPENESEGQSSHPMRRKRQCVPLNLTEPSLRSKMRR, from the exons TAAATACCTTG AATAAGAAGCTTGTAGAAATAGAATCGCATGTGAGCAATGATTTGTTAACTGCAATTGAAATAAGCAGTCTTTCTGAG TTCCACCAAGGTTCTTTTCTCCTGTCAGCTACCAAGAAACAAAGGAACAGTAAGCAGTGCAAGCCTGCGCATCTTCCATATGCAAG AGTTCTGTTAACTTcagaaaatgatgatgatgatggtgctgATGATAAATGGCAGACAAAGTGTAACAACAGAACTATATCAAAGACCTCACCTGATAGTACCTCTTCAGTATCAAGACAACCTTCATCCTTACATCAGTGCAATTTGAAAGCATTCCCTCCTAAAGAAGATAATCAGAAGACATGTGGGTCAGGTCATTTAGAACATACTTCAAGTGTTGATATACTTCCTAATG agAGCCACTCAGATCAAAGTCCTAAGAGTTCTCTGAGTGAGATGAAAACTGCTCCATCTCCCAGCCTCAGAAGGGAAAAATTATCACATGGTAATGTGACTATGAGGAAGAAGTGTGTGTCTTCAACTCCAGACATTCTGTATGTGACAGATTTAGATCACCAACCAACTTCAAGTCCAGGATCAAATTGGAATAATGAGATACATGGTCATACTAATGAAACCAGCAATAACACGCAAAGAAATGCCGAGTGTTTTCTTGACTTACCTTCTGAGTCTTCCAGTGAGCCTGACGCAAAGCGCATGGAGCTAGTGCAGAAGAACACCGATAGCTTTCACTTCCAGAAAACTGTATATGATGCCGCTGATATGGAGTTAACTGCTACTGACATAGGCAAGATTGTAGCAGTttcaaaaagcaagaaaaatcaaaataagaaaaaggCAGACTGTAGAAAGGAGACTTTCAGAAAAGTGAAAGGTGCAAGCTctgataaaaagagagaaagctcAAAGAGAGAATGTAAAGATGGTTCAGAAGTAGGTGCTGAGGAAGAGGCTGATGCAGCCAGAGCAGAAAGAGGCGCTGGTGTCCTGGATGGCAGAGGGGATTCAGAAGAGCCAAACTGCATTTCCAGTACTGAGCAGCCATCTCAGGTAAACACGCAAAAGAAAAGAACCCTCCAGAACAGCTCAGATCAGGAGAACATTCAAAATACGAAGAGGAGGCAAACATATACGACAGATGAGCAAgaggaaacaaaccctttctccagACATTCAGTCAAATTTCTTCAAGATGGTAAATTTGATCTGTGTCAGAAAACCCTACATCATAATTTAAGTAAGCCTTCTCGACAGACATTTGTGATTCGTAAGTCAGAAAAAGATAACTTATTTCCAAATCAAGAAGATAAAGACACCATTTCTGAAAACCTAGAAGTTACAAATGAATTTCATATAGATGATCTTTCCATCGAAGCTAATGAAAATGTATGTGACCATGAGACTCAGACAATGTTGGACTTGAAAAAGTCTGTCAGTGctcaacaaaatcaaacaaaaataaataagactaAGCAGAAAATAAATCGAAGGACAAAAATAATTTCTGTCATGAGCCAAGTATATGAGGACAATGATAAAGATATTCACGTCCTAGAAAAAGACAACTTTCCCTTTCATACCCAAGCAAATAAAGAAACCACCAGTGGAAACCTAGAAAGTTCAAAAGAATTTGAATCACCTCTTCTTTTCACAAGAGACAACGGAAGCTTACGTGACTGTAAGACCCAGAATGTTCTGGATCTGCACAAGCAAATTCCTGATCTATACCCTGATCGGAATGAGTCCCAGATTAGCAAAATCCCTAGGCAAAAAGTAAATCGCAAGACAGAAGTAATTTCTGGAGTGAAATGTTTTAGTAATGACCAAGGTGTTCATTGCTCAGAAAAGGATAAGTCTTTGTTACTACAAAAGGATAAAGACTTCCCAGGAACTTTAAAAGACTTAAGTGAGTTTGATACGCCTGCTTTTTGTAACAAAGATAGTGCAAAGTCGTGTGATTATAAGTCTGAAATGCTCTTGGGGTTGAAAAAACATGACCCTAATATGCAACCTGCTTGTCAAGATGATTCAAAAGCAGGTAAGAAACTTAGACAAAAGGTAAATcgaaaaacagaaataatttctaaaatcaCCCAAATACATGAAAATGATAGAGGAAGTACACATGACTCATTAAATAAGAAGCTCTGTCAGAAGGTTAATATATCAAAAATCATTTCTCAAATGAACCAAATATATGAGACTATTAATGAAGATGGAAATGGCTTTAAAAGCTCTATCAAAGATTGCGAAGATATTAAAAGTTGTGACTTTGGGGAAATCAAcagtaataaaaaggaaaattatgATCCAATTCAAGATCCTTGCACactggttaaaaaaacaaagagaaagggatcATGTAAAGCAGGGAGCAGTTTGGCAGGAGCTAAGAACAGGTGTGGTTTGCAGTTAACAGACTCTTCCCAGGTACAGTCTGTCCCCTTAGACTCTGGCTTAAGACACCATCCAAACGAAGCAGATTCTGGTCCTGGAGAGCAGACTAACCTGCCAAAGATGCAGAAACAAAGCGCTGGGAGGTCACTGGGAGATGCTTTCTCTGTGAGTCTGGGAAAAGAAGGAAGCCGCCCAGCCAAAGCAGTTAGTAAAATGACACCCAAATCAAAGAAGAGAAAGCTCCCTCTCGGTTGTTCTCCTGAAACCCACGGGACGGTGGAGATAACACCCAACACTGACCTCGCTAAGGCTGTTGACTCCCAACAGACTGAGAAGGAGAACTATTTGGAGAAGGAGAAAATTGCCAAGAGGAAGCCAGATTTTTGTACAAAGGTGTTGAAACCTTTATCTGAGACATGTTCATCTAACATAAAGAATTCTTCCTTGGACAGTATGTGTAAGAGTTCGCTACCTTTGAGTATTTCTTCTAGAAAAACCCTGATGCTGGAAGAAAGTTCTTCCCTGGAGAGTACATGCATCTTTCAAGTAGGTGATGCCGCTCATGAGAAGATAACGACAGGCACACGTAATCCCCACCACAGGACACAGAAGTCGACACCGG GTAGCAGAACGTCCCTGGTCTTGGTGGATACCAGTTCTGTTTCAGATACCAACCCTGCTAACCCCGAGAATGAGTCAGAAGGGCAGTCTTCACACCCAATGAGAAGGAAAAGACAGTGCGTCCCTCTCAACCTGACAGAGCCAAGCCTTAGAAG CAAGATGAGGAGATAA
- the Sgo2a gene encoding shugoshin 2 isoform 2 (isoform 2 is encoded by transcript variant 2) → MGQTPKKEGTEWSQTKERLWMLQAAEFHQGSFLLSATKKQRNSKQCKPAHLPYARVLLTSENDDDDGADDKWQTKCNNRTISKTSPDSTSSVSRQPSSLHQCNLKAFPPKEDNQKTCGSGHLEHTSSVDILPNESHSDQSPKSSLSEMKTAPSPSLRREKLSHGNVTMRKKCVSSTPDILYVTDLDHQPTSSPGSNWNNEIHGHTNETSNNTQRNAECFLDLPSESSSEPDAKRMELVQKNTDSFHFQKTVYDAADMELTATDIGKIVAVSKSKKNQNKKKADCRKETFRKVKGASSDKKRESSKRECKDGSEVGAEEEADAARAERGAGVLDGRGDSEEPNCISSTEQPSQVNTQKKRTLQNSSDQENIQNTKRRQTYTTDEQEETNPFSRHSVKFLQDGKFDLCQKTLHHNLSKPSRQTFVIRKSEKDNLFPNQEDKDTISENLEVTNEFHIDDLSIEANENVCDHETQTMLDLKKSVSAQQNQTKINKTKQKINRRTKIISVMSQVYEDNDKDIHVLEKDNFPFHTQANKETTSGNLESSKEFESPLLFTRDNGSLRDCKTQNVLDLHKQIPDLYPDRNESQISKIPRQKVNRKTEVISGVKCFSNDQGVHCSEKDKSLLLQKDKDFPGTLKDLSEFDTPAFCNKDSAKSCDYKSEMLLGLKKHDPNMQPACQDDSKAGKKLRQKVNRKTEIISKITQIHENDRGSTHDSLNKKLCQKVNISKIISQMNQIYETINEDGNGFKSSIKDCEDIKSCDFGEINSNKKENYDPIQDPCTLVKKTKRKGSCKAGSSLAGAKNRCGLQLTDSSQVQSVPLDSGLRHHPNEADSGPGEQTNLPKMQKQSAGRSLGDAFSVSLGKEGSRPAKAVSKMTPKSKKRKLPLGCSPETHGTVEITPNTDLAKAVDSQQTEKENYLEKEKIAKRKPDFCTKVLKPLSETCSSNIKNSSLDSMCKSSLPLSISSRKTLMLEESSSLESTCIFQVGDAAHEKITTGTRNPHHRTQKSTPGSRTSLVLVDTSSVSDTNPANPENESEGQSSHPMRRKRQCVPLNLTEPSLRSKMRR, encoded by the exons TTCCACCAAGGTTCTTTTCTCCTGTCAGCTACCAAGAAACAAAGGAACAGTAAGCAGTGCAAGCCTGCGCATCTTCCATATGCAAG AGTTCTGTTAACTTcagaaaatgatgatgatgatggtgctgATGATAAATGGCAGACAAAGTGTAACAACAGAACTATATCAAAGACCTCACCTGATAGTACCTCTTCAGTATCAAGACAACCTTCATCCTTACATCAGTGCAATTTGAAAGCATTCCCTCCTAAAGAAGATAATCAGAAGACATGTGGGTCAGGTCATTTAGAACATACTTCAAGTGTTGATATACTTCCTAATG agAGCCACTCAGATCAAAGTCCTAAGAGTTCTCTGAGTGAGATGAAAACTGCTCCATCTCCCAGCCTCAGAAGGGAAAAATTATCACATGGTAATGTGACTATGAGGAAGAAGTGTGTGTCTTCAACTCCAGACATTCTGTATGTGACAGATTTAGATCACCAACCAACTTCAAGTCCAGGATCAAATTGGAATAATGAGATACATGGTCATACTAATGAAACCAGCAATAACACGCAAAGAAATGCCGAGTGTTTTCTTGACTTACCTTCTGAGTCTTCCAGTGAGCCTGACGCAAAGCGCATGGAGCTAGTGCAGAAGAACACCGATAGCTTTCACTTCCAGAAAACTGTATATGATGCCGCTGATATGGAGTTAACTGCTACTGACATAGGCAAGATTGTAGCAGTttcaaaaagcaagaaaaatcaaaataagaaaaaggCAGACTGTAGAAAGGAGACTTTCAGAAAAGTGAAAGGTGCAAGCTctgataaaaagagagaaagctcAAAGAGAGAATGTAAAGATGGTTCAGAAGTAGGTGCTGAGGAAGAGGCTGATGCAGCCAGAGCAGAAAGAGGCGCTGGTGTCCTGGATGGCAGAGGGGATTCAGAAGAGCCAAACTGCATTTCCAGTACTGAGCAGCCATCTCAGGTAAACACGCAAAAGAAAAGAACCCTCCAGAACAGCTCAGATCAGGAGAACATTCAAAATACGAAGAGGAGGCAAACATATACGACAGATGAGCAAgaggaaacaaaccctttctccagACATTCAGTCAAATTTCTTCAAGATGGTAAATTTGATCTGTGTCAGAAAACCCTACATCATAATTTAAGTAAGCCTTCTCGACAGACATTTGTGATTCGTAAGTCAGAAAAAGATAACTTATTTCCAAATCAAGAAGATAAAGACACCATTTCTGAAAACCTAGAAGTTACAAATGAATTTCATATAGATGATCTTTCCATCGAAGCTAATGAAAATGTATGTGACCATGAGACTCAGACAATGTTGGACTTGAAAAAGTCTGTCAGTGctcaacaaaatcaaacaaaaataaataagactaAGCAGAAAATAAATCGAAGGACAAAAATAATTTCTGTCATGAGCCAAGTATATGAGGACAATGATAAAGATATTCACGTCCTAGAAAAAGACAACTTTCCCTTTCATACCCAAGCAAATAAAGAAACCACCAGTGGAAACCTAGAAAGTTCAAAAGAATTTGAATCACCTCTTCTTTTCACAAGAGACAACGGAAGCTTACGTGACTGTAAGACCCAGAATGTTCTGGATCTGCACAAGCAAATTCCTGATCTATACCCTGATCGGAATGAGTCCCAGATTAGCAAAATCCCTAGGCAAAAAGTAAATCGCAAGACAGAAGTAATTTCTGGAGTGAAATGTTTTAGTAATGACCAAGGTGTTCATTGCTCAGAAAAGGATAAGTCTTTGTTACTACAAAAGGATAAAGACTTCCCAGGAACTTTAAAAGACTTAAGTGAGTTTGATACGCCTGCTTTTTGTAACAAAGATAGTGCAAAGTCGTGTGATTATAAGTCTGAAATGCTCTTGGGGTTGAAAAAACATGACCCTAATATGCAACCTGCTTGTCAAGATGATTCAAAAGCAGGTAAGAAACTTAGACAAAAGGTAAATcgaaaaacagaaataatttctaaaatcaCCCAAATACATGAAAATGATAGAGGAAGTACACATGACTCATTAAATAAGAAGCTCTGTCAGAAGGTTAATATATCAAAAATCATTTCTCAAATGAACCAAATATATGAGACTATTAATGAAGATGGAAATGGCTTTAAAAGCTCTATCAAAGATTGCGAAGATATTAAAAGTTGTGACTTTGGGGAAATCAAcagtaataaaaaggaaaattatgATCCAATTCAAGATCCTTGCACactggttaaaaaaacaaagagaaagggatcATGTAAAGCAGGGAGCAGTTTGGCAGGAGCTAAGAACAGGTGTGGTTTGCAGTTAACAGACTCTTCCCAGGTACAGTCTGTCCCCTTAGACTCTGGCTTAAGACACCATCCAAACGAAGCAGATTCTGGTCCTGGAGAGCAGACTAACCTGCCAAAGATGCAGAAACAAAGCGCTGGGAGGTCACTGGGAGATGCTTTCTCTGTGAGTCTGGGAAAAGAAGGAAGCCGCCCAGCCAAAGCAGTTAGTAAAATGACACCCAAATCAAAGAAGAGAAAGCTCCCTCTCGGTTGTTCTCCTGAAACCCACGGGACGGTGGAGATAACACCCAACACTGACCTCGCTAAGGCTGTTGACTCCCAACAGACTGAGAAGGAGAACTATTTGGAGAAGGAGAAAATTGCCAAGAGGAAGCCAGATTTTTGTACAAAGGTGTTGAAACCTTTATCTGAGACATGTTCATCTAACATAAAGAATTCTTCCTTGGACAGTATGTGTAAGAGTTCGCTACCTTTGAGTATTTCTTCTAGAAAAACCCTGATGCTGGAAGAAAGTTCTTCCCTGGAGAGTACATGCATCTTTCAAGTAGGTGATGCCGCTCATGAGAAGATAACGACAGGCACACGTAATCCCCACCACAGGACACAGAAGTCGACACCGG GTAGCAGAACGTCCCTGGTCTTGGTGGATACCAGTTCTGTTTCAGATACCAACCCTGCTAACCCCGAGAATGAGTCAGAAGGGCAGTCTTCACACCCAATGAGAAGGAAAAGACAGTGCGTCCCTCTCAACCTGACAGAGCCAAGCCTTAGAAG CAAGATGAGGAGATAA